The DNA sequence GGGCAACGGGGTATTTCAAGGGCGGATTGGGGGCGAGAGGAGGCACGTATTGGGGGCGCTTGGCGTGGGTGGGCTCACCGTACTCGGGCACCGTCATTTCGGTCAGGGCCTGGTGGTTGGGCAGCGTATTGCGGGGCGGTGGCGTGGCCTGGCAGGCGGCCGGGGCTGCTAGTAGCCCCAGCAGGGCCAGCGTGTGGGTAGTGTTCATGCGGACGGGAAAAGGCTGAAGCGCAGTAGTATTTTCCAAATATAGAATAACCGGCTGCATTAAAGATAACCTTATCTCCGGCCGCACTCCAAAAGGGAGGCGTATTTTCAAAATGCCAACAAGCAGCTGCTTTTAGTAGATGACTGGCATCCCCGATCTTTTAGAGATGGGCCCCACCGCAGTGTGTAGTGTGCCCTGCCCTGCCTACTGCGCCGTATCCGGCGCGGGCGGGGCCCCGGCGGCGGCGGCCAGCAGCCCGGGCAGCTGGGCGCGGAGCCAGGTCATTTCCTCGTCCACGCGCTGGCTCACGAGGCGCTCCACCTCCAGGCGCTGGGTGTGGGTGAGGAGTTCGGAGGCGGGGGGCGGGGCGGGGCTTTCGCCGGGGGCCCCGGCGGCCAGCACCAGGGCTTCGGCGCGCTTCACGCGGGCGGCGGCGTCGGCCACCGCGGCGGTGGCTTGCTCGGCGGCGGTTTTGGCACCGGCGGCGGCGTGGGCGGCGCTCAGGGTTTCGCGGCGCTGCTGCCGCCGCCACTGCCCCAGGCTGACGCGCAACATCACGTACAGCACCAGGCTGAGGATGCCTAAAATGAGGGCCAGCGGCGCGGCAAAGCGGTCGAGCAGGCTGGCCGTGGCCGACGGGGCGGCCGCGTCGGGCGGGAGCATGGCGCCGGGGTTGGCGTCGCGCACGGCCTGGGCCTCGGCGGTTTCGGCCAGGCCGGGGTCCCCGTTGTCGGCCGTAGCGGCGGTATCGGCGGTGGTGGGTACCATGGCGGCGGGCACGTCGCCGGGGGGCGTACCGTGGGCCACGTAGTTGGTGAGGGCCGTTTCGAGGGCTTGCAGGCGGGCGAGGCGGGCGGGGTCGCGGCGGCGGGCGGGGGAGGCCTTCAGCTGCTGCACAATGGCCTTCACCAGCGCCCCCAGCTGGGCCGGCGTACCTTTTTTGCCCTGGTAAATAACGCCCCGGCCCTCGATGGGCTGGTAGAGTACCGAGTACACGCGCAGGCTGTCGGGCCGCAGGCTGGCGGCCAGGGCGGGCAGGTCGGCGCCGGCGCAGCGCACGGTGCGCTTGAGGCCGGGCCGGCCAGCGTCGTCGTACACGAAGCGGGCCGTGGCGCACCAAATCTGCACCTTGGCCTCGTCGAGCGAGGGCTGGCCCAGGGGCGTTTGGGCCGGCGCGGGCCGGGCGGCGAGCAGGCCCAGGGGCAAAGCAAGCAGGAACGAAAAGCGGCGAAACATCATGTGGAGCAAACGACAAGTAGGGCCCGCAAAGTACGCCAGCCCGCGCCGGGTTAGAAGCGGCCGGGCTACAGCGCGGGCGCCAGCTTACAGGCTCAGCAGCTCGCGGAACAGGCCCGACTGGCTGCGCGACACCTCCACGTCGGGCCCCTCGCGGAGGCTGATTTTGAGCGTGTTGCTGAACCAGGGCGCGATGCCGGCCACCCAGTGCAGGTTGATGATTTGCTGGCGGTTGGCCCGAAAAAAAACCTTGGGGTCGAGGCGGGCCTCCAGCTGCTGCAAGCTGCGCGGAATGAGCGGCCGGTGCTGCTCGAAGTACACCCGCGTGGCGCTGCCGCTGATTTCAAATAGCCGGATATCGGCCAGGCGCACAAACCAGCACCGCTCGCCGTCTTTCACAAACACTTGGTCGTGGGCCGCGAGGGTGGGCAGCGCCGGCTCGGGCTCCGCTGCTGGGGCCCCGGCGGCGGCGGCCAGCGGCCGGATTTTGGCCAGCGCCGCCGCCAGCCGGGTTTCGCTCACCGGCTTCAGCAAGTAGTCCAGCGCGTTGACCTCGAACGCTTGCAGGGCGTACTGGTCGTAGGCGGTGGTGAAGATGACGCGCGGGGCCGGCCCCTCCAGCGAGGCCAGCAGCTCGAACCCCGTTTCGCCGGGCATGTGGATGTCGAGGAACAGCACGTCGGGCCGCAGGGCGGCAATTTGCTGGCGGGCTTCGGCGGCGTGGCGGGCCTCGCCCACCACCGTCACCTCGGAGAAGGCGCGCAGCAGGTGGCGCAGCTCGGTGCGGGCCAGGCGCGAGTCGTCAATCAGCAAAGCGTTCATCGGCAATGCGCTTATCAGCAAGGGGTTCGTCGGCAAAGTATTTATCGGCAGCGGGTTGGGGCGCGGAGGCGGGCAGGCGCAGCTCGGCCAGCACGGTGTCGGGCAGCAGCGGGTCGGGGCCAATGGCAAAGGCCGCGGCCGGCCCAAACAGCAGGTGTAGGCGCTCCCGCACGTTGCGCACGCCCACGCCGGCGTGGCCGGGCCGGGGCTGGTAGGTGCCGGTGTTGCGCACGGCAATGCAGAGGCTGCCGTCGGCCGGGGCCCGGCGGGCGCTGAGGCTGAGCTGGCCGCCGGCCGGCCGCGGGGCCAGCCCGTGCTTGATGGCGTTTTCGACCAGCAGTTGCAGCGTCATGGGCGGCAGCAGCAGGGGCAGTGCGTCGGGGGCCACGTCGAGGCTATAGCGCAGGCGCTCTTCAAGCTGCAAAGCTTCGAGCTGGAGGTAGTTATCCACAATTTCCAGCTCGGTGGCCAGCGGCACCTGCGCGGTGCCGTTGCGCTGCATGGCGTAGCGCAGCAGCTCGGCCAGATGCGTCATCATGGCTCGGGCGCGGGCGGGGTCCTCCATCACCAGGGCCCGGATGTTGTTCAGCCCGTTAAACAAAAAGTGCGGGTTGAGCTGGGCTTGCAGCGTGCGTAGCTCGGCCTCGCGGGCGGCGGCGGCCAGCTTCCAGCGGTCCACCTCGGCCTGTTTGTAGCGGTCGAGGTAGTGCAGGCCGAAGTAGCAGGCCGTCCACAGCCAGAGTACGAAATAGGTTTGCAGCACGTAGCCTACAAACTGGCCGCCGCCCGCCGGGCCGCCCAGGCTGGCCGGCGGCCGGATGACGAATGCAATGAGGGCCCCCAGCACCAGCTGGCTGCCCAGGGCGGCCGCGCCGTTGGCCAGCGCCAGGCGCCACAGCAGCCCGCCCAGGCCCAGCGCCCGCCAGCCGCGCCGCCCAAACAGCGTGCGCAGCCCGTGGCTGGTGAGCACCAGCACCGCCGCCATCGTCACCTGAATGGCCACCAGGTGCCAGGTAATGGCCACCGCGAAGGCGAACAAGTGAATCATTAGCAGCCCCAGGGCCCCGTACAGGGCCCAGCCGGCCACCTGCAACACCCAATAAAGCCGGCGGCGGGGAAGAAACATGGGGCGCGAGGAGAAGGGAGAAAAGAGAAAATCAGGCAACGGCCGGGGCCCCTGACGGGAGCTGGGCCGCCCGCTTCTGGTACGATGCAAAGAGCACCGAGCCCAGCACCGCCAGGGCCCCCGCCATAAACGCTGGCAGGTAGTACAGCGTCGCTCCGCTGGTATTCAGCCCGATGACCAGGCAGCCGATGGCCATGACGCCCGCCAGCACGGCATAGGCTTTTTCGTGGTAAAACCAGGCGTAGGGAAACAAGTGGGCCCCCGTGATGACGCTGTACACGAGGATGAAGTACGCCGGCTGCCGCAGGTAAATGAACACCAGAAAAGGGAAATAAAACAGCTGGGCCACGTTCAGCCACAGCCCCAGCGGCTGCAACGGGTTACCCTTGACGGTCCACGTGGTACGGAAAACCTTGGAGAACCCAAACGCCAGCGGCATCATCAGCCCGCTGAGGCAAAAGGTGAGGAACCCGCGGTGGGCCGGGCTGTTGGGCTGCGCCCAGATGAAGGCAATGGCCACCCACAGCAGCGTGGCGGCCGCAATAAAATCGACGCCGTTTTTGGCCTTCACCGAGAGTTCCAGCTTCAGGTCCGTCAGGTCTTGCGCGTGCATGGGAAAGGGTCTTTTAGAGCGGTTCCTAGGTTGATGCACGCCTTGGATATGAAGCTGTTTAGGAAGTCGTCAGCATGACGGTCAACCTTGAATTTCTAGCCTTCCTAAACAGCTTCTATAATTAATGCTCAGTGGCCCTGAAATCGTTTTAACTAGAAAAAGCGGTGGCCGCCCGCCCGGGGCCCTACTTGCCTGCCCCGCCCGGCTGCCGCAAAAAGGCGTCGGTTTGGGCGAAAAACCACTGCGGGTCGTCGTACATCAGGAAGTGGCGGCCGGCTTCTGAGAGCTCGATGCGCGCCTGCGGCAGCCGGGCGTACTGCTGGGTAAAAATGGCGCGGGTACTCTCCTTGGTGGCCCCGTACTGCTGGTAACCGGCCCACGAGCCCAGCACCAGCACCGGCTGCTGGATGCGCGCCAGCTCGGCCCGCAGGTCGGTGGTGTACAGGTCGTACATGGCCTGGGCCACGGTGGCGGGGTCGGAGGCCAGGCCCCAGCGCGCCACCTGCGATATGCGGGCCGAATCCGTGACGAGCGCGGCTACCATCAGGCGCTCGGCGGCGGGCGTGAGGCGGCCTTGGCGCACCTGCTGGCGCAGTTGCTCGGCCTGCGGGCGGGCGGTTTCGGTGGTGGCGGCGGGGTTTTGCGCAGCCGAGAAGAAGGGCAGTGAATCCACAATCTCCAGCGGGCCCAGGGCCCCAGGGGCGGTGGCGGCCATCCACAGGGCCAAAAAACCGCCCAGGCTGTGGCCGATGACGACGGGCTGCTTCAGCTTTTGCGCCTTCACGTAGGCCAGCAGCTGGTCGCGGGCCCCCAGCAGCAGCGCCGCCGGCACTGGCTGCTGGGGCCCCACCTCGCCGAAGCCCGCCAGCGACACCACATGGCACTGGTGGCGGCCCTGGTAGCGGGCTACCGTTTCGTCCCACACCGCGCCGGGGCACGTCAGGCCCGGAATAAGCAGCACGGGCCGGCCCTGCCCCACCACGCGCACCGTGAAGGCAGGGTGGGCCGCCGGGGCCACCGGTGCGGCGGCTTGGGCGGCGGCCGGGTGGGCAGTGGTGGGCTGGGCGGCGGCCAGGCGGGCGGCGGCTACGGCCAGCCCCAGGGTGGCTACCGAAAAATAACGGGCAAGCGAGGTGGTGCGCATGGCAGCGAAATGGCTGGGTTGGTGAAAGAATGGCCCAAACCTACCGGCCCGCCCCCGGGGCCCCAACGCCGTGCCCCGCGAGCGGCCCCCGCGCCCGCCCAACGGTAAAAAACGCGGGCTGAGTTGCGCGGCCCTTGGCTACGCCAGATGGGCTTGCTGGTCATTTTGGTGGAATAACCCGGGGCCCGCGCCCGGCGCGCCCGCCCAAGCCCAGCCAACGGCGTTACTTGCGCCATGAACTTCCCCCTCATTATCGTCATGGGCGTCTCGGGCAGCGGCAAAACCACCGTGGGCCAGCTGCTGGCCGCCCGCCTGGGCCTGCCGTTCTACGATGGCGACGATTTCCACCCGGCCGCCAACGTGGCTAAGATGGCCGCAGGCCACCCCCTCACCGACGAAGACCGGGCCGGCTGGCTCGCCACCCTGGCCGCGTGCCTGGGCCAGTGGCGCGCGACCGGCGGGGCCGTGCTGGCCTGCTCGGCCCTAAAGGAAGCCTACCGCCAAACCCTGCAAGCCGGTGCCGGGGGCCCCCTCAGCTGGGTGTTTCTCGACACCGACCCCGCCGTGCTGCGCGCCCGCCTGGCCGCGCGCCAGGGCCATTACATGAAGGCCGACATGCTCGATTCGCAGCTGGCCACGCTCGAAAAACCCACCTACGGCCTACGCCTTACCGACGATGCGCCGCCCGAGACCCTGGTAGACCAGGTGGTAGAGCAGCTGCACCTACTACCAGCCGGGACCTAGCGCAGCCTGCTCGGCAAGCTCCGTATTAGTCAGTCCGCGCTGATGGCCTGGGGCCCTGGCAGTGCCCGCAAATTTCGTTGGCGGGCCGGGGCCCAACGCCGGCGCCTGCCACGGGCTAGAGCTTGAGCAGGCCGTACTTGACGATGCAGTAGAGGGCCCGGAACCCGTCGCGCCAGCCAATCTTTTTGCCCTCGGCGTAGGTGCGGCCGTAGTAGCTGATGCCCACTTCGTAGATGCGCACGCCGGGCACGCGCGCCACCTTGGCCGTTACCTCGGGCTCGAAGCCGAAGCGGTTTTCCTTCAGGTCCAGGCCCTGGATGATGTCGCGCCGGAACAGCTTGTAGCACGTTTCCATGTCCGTCAGGTTCAGGTCGGTGGTCATGTTCGAGAACACCGTGAGCCAGTAATTGCCGATGCTGTGCCAGAAAAACAGGATGCGGTGGGGGTTGCCACCCATAAAGCGCGAGCCGAATACCACGTCGGCAAAACCCTTTAAAACGGGCTTAATCAGCAGGTTGTATTCCTCCGGGTCGTACTCCAAATCGGCGTCCTGCACGATAACGTAGTCGCCGGTGGCGGCCCGCAGGCCCGTGCGCAGGGCCGCGCCCTTGCCCCGGTTCACGGGGTGGGTGAGCAGGCGCAGGCCCAGGCTAGGGTGGCGCGCGGCGTAGGCGTTGATGGCGGCCGCTGAGTCGTCGGTCGAGCAGTCGTCCACCAAAATTATCTCCTTGCCAATGCCGTTGGGGAGCTGCAATTCGCGCAGCAAATCCAAAATTTGGTGAACGGTGCGGGCCTCGTTGTAAACGGGCACCACGATGGAGAGGGTGTCGAATTTGACCAAGGCAGCGGGAATTAATTGCAGGAGTAAAGGGCAGGGATTTTTGGCACACCACCCGGCCACTCACGTTGTTTCACGCCACAAAAATCATCAATTAAATCAGCTGCTGCCAAAACCTGCCCTGTACTTCCCGGCCGCCTGCGGCAGTAATGGTTAAGCGAACTTCTTGAAATTGATTAGCCGAACGGCCGGCCAGCAACAAAGTTCGCCATCGCCGTTGCTGCCTGGGGCCCGGTCCCGGGGCCCCAGCGCAGTTTTCAGGTCCGTGTACGGTCCGCCAGCTTTTTCAGCCGGCCGACCGGTTGCCCCGCCGCCGTTTGTTTTCCCTGATGAGAAATGGTCGGCCGGCTGAAAAAGCCGGCGGACCGGCAACAACCAAGCTGTAAACTGACCTGAAAAATCGCCCTAGCTGTAGTCAATCTCAGTGTTGTCGCCGATGTTGAGGCTGTGGTTGAGGCCCCGGAATGAGGCGTCGGAGCCCACGATGCAGTCGTGCATCACGGCCGAGCGCAGCTCGGAATACGAGCCGATGATGGAGTTGCTGATAATGGTGTGCTCGACGATGGTGCGGTCGCCGATGGCCACGTTGGGGCCGATGATGGAGTTTTCGATGCGGCAGCCGGGCCCGATGCTGACGGGCGGGATGATGACCGTGCCCACGAACTCGGGGTAGTCGCGCGGCTCCAGAAACTCGGGCCGGTTGAGCAGGCGCGCATTGGCTTCGAGCAGCGTGTCCTTGCGGCCGCAGTCGAACCAGTTGTCCACGGCGGCCGTGGTCATGGCCTCGCCTTGCTCAATGAGGTGCATCAGGGCGTCGGTGAGCTGGTACTCGCCGTGGGTGCGCACATTGCTGGCAATGAGCCACTCCAATGCTTCGGCCAGCTTCTCGGCGTCGGCCAGCTTATACAGGCCCACCAGGGCAAAGTTGGACTTGGGGATGGTGGGCTTTTCCACCACCTTGCGCACGCGGCCCCCGGGGCCCGTTTCCACGAGGCCGAAGAGCGAGGGCGTCTTCACTTCCTTCACGGCCAGTACCGAGCCCGGCGTGGCCAGCAGGGCAGGCAGGTCCACGTCCACAATGGTGTCGCCGAGTAAAATCAGCACCCCGTCGGGGTCGTGCCGGAACGTGTCGCGCGCCAGCCACAGGGCGTGGCCCAGGCCCTCGCGGGGCTCTTGCAGCACGAAGGTCGCGTTCAAATTGGGATAGTGGCGGCGCACATAGCTTACCACCTTGTCGCCGAGGTAGCCCACTACAAACACGAACTCGGTGAGGCCGGCGGCCGTCAGCCGGTCGATGATGTGGCCCAGGATGGTGTTGCCGGCCACCGGCACCAGGCTTTTGGGCTGGGTGTGGGTGTGGGGGCGCAGGCGCGAACCAATGCCGGCAACGGGAATGATGGCTTTCACAGCGGGGAAAAGTAAAAATGAGGAAACCGGCCGTACTTGCAGCTTCACTGGCCCGCAAGTACGGCCCCGGCCGGCAAACAACCGTTGGGCTACGGTTGCGTATGGGCCCCTGACGCTGGCCTCAACCGGCCGGGACGCCGTTCGGTTGGGCCCCGCGCCACTTTCTTTCGTCTTCAACCCCCTTCACCTTACCCGTTCTCTTCATGAAACGCCTCCTCCTCTACTTCGCAGGCTTCATCATCCTGCTCTCGCAATCGTCGTGTGGCTACAACGGCATGGTCACCCGCGACCAGGAAGTGAAAAACAAGTGGGCCGCCGTGCAAAGCTCCTACCAGCGCCGCTCCGACCTGATTCCCAACCTGGTGAACACCGTGAAGGGCGCCGCCAACTTTGAGAAATCAACCCTCGAAGGCGTCATCGAAGCCCGCGCCAAGGCCACCAGCGTGCAGATTAACGCCGACCAGCTGACCCCCGAAAACCTCCAGAAATTCCAGGCCGCCCAAAGCCAGCTGTCCTCCGGCCTCGGCCGGCTGCTGGCCGTGTCGGAAAACTACCCCGAGCTGAAGGCCAACGCCAACTTCCAGGAGCTGCAAGCCCAGATTGAGGGCACCGAAAACCGCATCAACGTGGCCCGCAACGACTTCAACACCGCCACCACCGACTACAACACCTTCACCCGCTCGTTCCCGAATAACTTGTTTGCCAACATGTTCGGCTTCAAGGAGAAGCCTTTCTTCGAGGCTGACGCCGCCGCCAGCAAGGCCCCCACGGTGCAGTTCTAAATTATCAGTGAACAGTGAGCAGTGAACAGTTTGCACGCTGGGCAGCACGATTGCCTGCTTACAAACTGTTCACTGCTCACTGTTAATTGTTAACTGATAAGCTATGAAATCTCCCCTTACCCCCGCGCAGGACGCGGCCCTGGTGGCGGCCATCCGCCAGGCGGAAGTCACCACATCGGGCGAAATCCGGGTGCACCTGGAAGACGCCTGCCCCACGCCCGAGCCCCTCGACCGGGCGGCGCAGGTGTTCGGCGAGCTGGGCATGCACCGCACCGCCCAGCGCAACGGCGTACTTTTTTACCTGGCCTGGACTACCCGCCAATTTGCTATTGCCGGCGACGTGGGCATCAACTCAGTGGTGCCCGACGACTTTTGGGAAATCACCAAGGATGCGGTGCTCCGCGACTTCCGGCAGGAAAAGTACGTGGCCGGCCTTGAGCACGGCATCCGCCAAGTGGGCGAGCAGCTGAAGCGCTACTTCCCCTACGA is a window from the Hymenobacter nivis genome containing:
- a CDS encoding LytR/AlgR family response regulator transcription factor encodes the protein MNALLIDDSRLARTELRHLLRAFSEVTVVGEARHAAEARQQIAALRPDVLFLDIHMPGETGFELLASLEGPAPRVIFTTAYDQYALQAFEVNALDYLLKPVSETRLAAALAKIRPLAAAAGAPAAEPEPALPTLAAHDQVFVKDGERCWFVRLADIRLFEISGSATRVYFEQHRPLIPRSLQQLEARLDPKVFFRANRQQIINLHWVAGIAPWFSNTLKISLREGPDVEVSRSQSGLFRELLSL
- a CDS encoding sensor histidine kinase, whose translation is MFLPRRRLYWVLQVAGWALYGALGLLMIHLFAFAVAITWHLVAIQVTMAAVLVLTSHGLRTLFGRRGWRALGLGGLLWRLALANGAAALGSQLVLGALIAFVIRPPASLGGPAGGGQFVGYVLQTYFVLWLWTACYFGLHYLDRYKQAEVDRWKLAAAAREAELRTLQAQLNPHFLFNGLNNIRALVMEDPARARAMMTHLAELLRYAMQRNGTAQVPLATELEIVDNYLQLEALQLEERLRYSLDVAPDALPLLLPPMTLQLLVENAIKHGLAPRPAGGQLSLSARRAPADGSLCIAVRNTGTYQPRPGHAGVGVRNVRERLHLLFGPAAAFAIGPDPLLPDTVLAELRLPASAPQPAADKYFADEPLADKRIADERFAD
- a CDS encoding DUF7010 family protein is translated as MHAQDLTDLKLELSVKAKNGVDFIAAATLLWVAIAFIWAQPNSPAHRGFLTFCLSGLMMPLAFGFSKVFRTTWTVKGNPLQPLGLWLNVAQLFYFPFLVFIYLRQPAYFILVYSVITGAHLFPYAWFYHEKAYAVLAGVMAIGCLVIGLNTSGATLYYLPAFMAGALAVLGSVLFASYQKRAAQLPSGAPAVA
- a CDS encoding alpha/beta fold hydrolase; the protein is MRTTSLARYFSVATLGLAVAAARLAAAQPTTAHPAAAQAAAPVAPAAHPAFTVRVVGQGRPVLLIPGLTCPGAVWDETVARYQGRHQCHVVSLAGFGEVGPQQPVPAALLLGARDQLLAYVKAQKLKQPVVIGHSLGGFLALWMAATAPGALGPLEIVDSLPFFSAAQNPAATTETARPQAEQLRQQVRQGRLTPAAERLMVAALVTDSARISQVARWGLASDPATVAQAMYDLYTTDLRAELARIQQPVLVLGSWAGYQQYGATKESTRAIFTQQYARLPQARIELSEAGRHFLMYDDPQWFFAQTDAFLRQPGGAGK
- a CDS encoding gluconokinase; the encoded protein is MNFPLIIVMGVSGSGKTTVGQLLAARLGLPFYDGDDFHPAANVAKMAAGHPLTDEDRAGWLATLAACLGQWRATGGAVLACSALKEAYRQTLQAGAGGPLSWVFLDTDPAVLRARLAARQGHYMKADMLDSQLATLEKPTYGLRLTDDAPPETLVDQVVEQLHLLPAGT
- a CDS encoding glycosyltransferase family 2 protein, which gives rise to MVKFDTLSIVVPVYNEARTVHQILDLLRELQLPNGIGKEIILVDDCSTDDSAAAINAYAARHPSLGLRLLTHPVNRGKGAALRTGLRAATGDYVIVQDADLEYDPEEYNLLIKPVLKGFADVVFGSRFMGGNPHRILFFWHSIGNYWLTVFSNMTTDLNLTDMETCYKLFRRDIIQGLDLKENRFGFEPEVTAKVARVPGVRIYEVGISYYGRTYAEGKKIGWRDGFRALYCIVKYGLLKL
- a CDS encoding sugar phosphate nucleotidyltransferase, with product MKAIIPVAGIGSRLRPHTHTQPKSLVPVAGNTILGHIIDRLTAAGLTEFVFVVGYLGDKVVSYVRRHYPNLNATFVLQEPREGLGHALWLARDTFRHDPDGVLILLGDTIVDVDLPALLATPGSVLAVKEVKTPSLFGLVETGPGGRVRKVVEKPTIPKSNFALVGLYKLADAEKLAEALEWLIASNVRTHGEYQLTDALMHLIEQGEAMTTAAVDNWFDCGRKDTLLEANARLLNRPEFLEPRDYPEFVGTVIIPPVSIGPGCRIENSIIGPNVAIGDRTIVEHTIISNSIIGSYSELRSAVMHDCIVGSDASFRGLNHSLNIGDNTEIDYS
- a CDS encoding LemA family protein; amino-acid sequence: MKRLLLYFAGFIILLSQSSCGYNGMVTRDQEVKNKWAAVQSSYQRRSDLIPNLVNTVKGAANFEKSTLEGVIEARAKATSVQINADQLTPENLQKFQAAQSQLSSGLGRLLAVSENYPELKANANFQELQAQIEGTENRINVARNDFNTATTDYNTFTRSFPNNLFANMFGFKEKPFFEADAAASKAPTVQF
- a CDS encoding TPM domain-containing protein, with the translated sequence MKSPLTPAQDAALVAAIRQAEVTTSGEIRVHLEDACPTPEPLDRAAQVFGELGMHRTAQRNGVLFYLAWTTRQFAIAGDVGINSVVPDDFWEITKDAVLRDFRQEKYVAGLEHGIRQVGEQLKRYFPYDAATDQNELDDSISIGGDEPSPRS